DNA from Aliarcobacter butzleri:
CTAAATAAGGATTCAAGTGACACTCTTCTGTTAACATTGATTTTGATTTAACAAGTTTTTTTACGTTATTTTCACTTAAAATTTTATGTACTATTTCATTATGTTCTTTTGCATCACAAGCAAAGTGAACTGTTATTCCTTTTTCTGTTGCATTTTTTTCAAATTCTAATAGATATTTATCTAAATTTGCCATCGTATGAGTTTTGATTTGATTTGCATACTCTCGTAAATTTTCCCATTCAGGAATAGATTTACTAGCTCTATCTCTTTTTTCTCTTACAAACCATAATGCTTGGTCATGCCAATGCATTCTTTCGTCATTTGCTACAAATTTTGTTGCATTATCTGAGTGGTTGTGATTTGTGCTCATGGTCTAACTCCTGCTAGAATTTCAACAATATGCATAACTTTTATTGGATTTTTATCTCTATTTATGATTCCATCCATATGCATAAGACATGACATATCAGCACCTGTTATTATTTGTGCATTAGAATCTAAATGGTCTTTTATTCTATCTTTTCCCATTGCAACTGAAATTGCTTCTTCTGCAACACTAAATGTCCCACCAAATCCACAGCACTCATCTTCTCTTTTTAAAGTTACTAATTCAATGTTATTTACTTTATTTAAAAGATTTTTTAATTTTGAATCATATGGAATATTTAATTCACTAGCAGTTGCAAGTTTTAAAACTCTATGTCCATGACATGAATTGTGTACTCCAACTTTGTAAGGAAAAGAGTGGTCAAATTTTATATTTTCAATTTTTATAATATCGTGTAAAAATTCACATACTTCATAAATTGAAGCTTTTACTTTATTGTAATCTTTGTCATCATTAAAAAATTCTGCATAATGTTCTTTTACCATAGTAACACATGAACCACTTGGTGCAACAATATAATCATAATCTTTGAAATTATTAACAAAATTTATTGCTAGAACTTTTACATCTTTTGCACAACCAGAGTTTGCCATAGGTTGTCCACAGCAAGTTTGATTTAATGGGTAATCAATATTTAAACCTTGATTCTTTAGTAGTTTATATGTAGCTTTACAAATATCGGGATAAAGTTCATTCATAAAACATGGTATAAAAAGACCAATTTTCATATTTTCTCCTTCTTGTTATTAAAGTAATTTTATACATAAAATATGAAAAACTTATGATATTTTATTTTTTTATGAAGAAAAAATCCTTTTTATTAAGAAATAGCAGGAATTTGTTCTATTTTTACTCCATTATCTTCTAAAAATTTTGAAATAATTTCAGAGTTTGTATGTTCATAAGCTTTTTCATAAACTATTCTTTTTATTCCACTAGCAATTAAATTTTTTGAACATTCACTACAAGGTTCAAGTGTTACATAAATAGTTCCACCTTCTATACTTATACCTTTTCTTGCTGCCCAAATAATAGCATTCATTTCGGCATGAATCTCATAAGTTTTTGACCATTCATGGTGATCTTTTGTATATTCACCTTTCCAGTGTTCACTACAATTTATATAACCTGCTGGTGTACCATTATAACCTGTTGATAAGATTCTTCCATCTTTTACTATAACTGCACCTACTTGTTTTGATACACATTTTGAAGCAAGTGCTATCTCTTTTGCAATATTTATAAAACTTCTATCATTTAACATAATTTTAGAATCCTAAATCAAAAATTTTTTTATTATAACAAAAAAGAAATTTTATCTTTATTCTTAAATAAAACTTATTTTATATATGTAAAAATTTATTTATTAGAAAAATTTTGATATTATGAGGAAAATTTTTTACTAAAATAAAGGCAAAATATGGATTTTAAAGATATAAAAGAGTTAATTAGGGTTTTCGATAAAAGTGAACTTAATAAACTAAGAATTAAAGAAGCAGATTTCGAAATCTCTATGCAAAGAGGTTTTGAAGGTGGTGTTACAACTGTTACAACTGCACCTGCTGTTGCAGTTTCTGCTCCTGTTGCACAAGTTGCATCTTCAGTTGTGGCTCCTGCAGCTGTAACTTCAGGTGAAGGAAGTTTATTAAGCAAAGGTGATACAATCAATGCTCCAATGGTAGGAACATTTTATTCTTCTCCATCTCCAGAATCTCCAGCATTTGTAAAAGTTGGTGATACAGTTAGAAAAGGTCAAACACTTTGTATTTTAGAAGCAATGAAAATTATGAACGAAGTTGAAGCTGAATTCGATTGTAAAATTTTAGAAATTTTAGTTCAAGACTCATCTCCTGTTGAATATGATATGCCGATTTTTGTTGTAGAAAAAATATAAGAGTTTCCTATGGCAGAAATTAAAAAAATTTTAATAGCTAACAGAGGAGAAATCGTTCAAAGAGCTGTTAGAACAATTAGGGAAATGGGAAAAAAATCAGTAGCTATTTATAGTGCTGGTGATAAAGATGCCTCATATTTAAAACATGCGGATGAAGCTATCTGTATTGGTGGAGCAAAATCAAGTGAATCTTATTTGAATATTCCAGCAATTATAACAGCAGCTGAAATTACTGGTTGTGATGCAATTTTTCCTGGATATGGATTTTTATCAGAAAACCAAGATTTTGTAGAAATTTGTAAACTTCACAATATTAAATTTATTGGACCATCTGTTGAAGTAATGGAGAAAATGGCTGATAAATCTAAAGCTAAAGAAGAAATGATAAAAGCTGGAGTTCCTGTTGTTCCAGGAAGTAAAGGTTCTGTTAAAACTTTAGAAGAAGGTAGAACTATAGCAAGAGAAATTGGATATCCAATTATGGCAAAAGCCGCTGCTGGTGGTGGTGGTAGAGGAATGAGATTAATAAAAACTGAAGAAGAGTTTGACCAAAACTTTATGGCAGCAGCTAGTGAAGCACTTGCAGCTTTTGGTGATGGAACAATGTATTTAGAAAGATTTATTAATAATCCAAGACATATTGAAGTTCAAGTTGTTGGAGATTCTCATGGTAATGCTATTCATATAGGTGAAAGAGATTGTTCTTTACAAAGAAGACATCAAAAAGTTATT
Protein-coding regions in this window:
- a CDS encoding (Fe-S)-binding protein: MKIGLFIPCFMNELYPDICKATYKLLKNQGLNIDYPLNQTCCGQPMANSGCAKDVKVLAINFVNNFKDYDYIVAPSGSCVTMVKEHYAEFFNDDKDYNKVKASIYEVCEFLHDIIKIENIKFDHSFPYKVGVHNSCHGHRVLKLATASELNIPYDSKLKNLLNKVNNIELVTLKREDECCGFGGTFSVAEEAISVAMGKDRIKDHLDSNAQIITGADMSCLMHMDGIINRDKNPIKVMHIVEILAGVRP
- the accB gene encoding acetyl-CoA carboxylase biotin carboxyl carrier protein, producing MDFKDIKELIRVFDKSELNKLRIKEADFEISMQRGFEGGVTTVTTAPAVAVSAPVAQVASSVVAPAAVTSGEGSLLSKGDTINAPMVGTFYSSPSPESPAFVKVGDTVRKGQTLCILEAMKIMNEVEAEFDCKILEILVQDSSPVEYDMPIFVVEKI
- a CDS encoding acetyl-CoA carboxylase biotin carboxylase subunit, with translation MAEIKKILIANRGEIVQRAVRTIREMGKKSVAIYSAGDKDASYLKHADEAICIGGAKSSESYLNIPAIITAAEITGCDAIFPGYGFLSENQDFVEICKLHNIKFIGPSVEVMEKMADKSKAKEEMIKAGVPVVPGSKGSVKTLEEGRTIAREIGYPIMAKAAAGGGGRGMRLIKTEEEFDQNFMAAASEALAAFGDGTMYLERFINNPRHIEVQVVGDSHGNAIHIGERDCSLQRRHQKVIEESPAILLNDETRAKLHEVAVKATKYLKYEGAGTFEFLADDKQNIYFMEMNTRLQVEHPVSEMVSGIDIIELMIKVAEGEKVPPQESIKFRGHAIECRITAENPNTFLPCPGRITQWMVPGGRNVRVDSHIYTGYVVPPYYDSMIGKLIVWGRDRNKAINIMKRALAEFEVEGIKTTIPFHKKMMENKDFISNNYDTKYLENYKGLDDL
- a CDS encoding deoxycytidylate deaminase, whose translation is MLNDRSFINIAKEIALASKCVSKQVGAVIVKDGRILSTGYNGTPAGYINCSEHWKGEYTKDHHEWSKTYEIHAEMNAIIWAARKGISIEGGTIYVTLEPCSECSKNLIASGIKRIVYEKAYEHTNSEIISKFLEDNGVKIEQIPAIS